A stretch of the Gossypium hirsutum isolate 1008001.06 chromosome D07, Gossypium_hirsutum_v2.1, whole genome shotgun sequence genome encodes the following:
- the LOC107925718 gene encoding dolichol-phosphate mannose synthase subunit 3, whose protein sequence is MKHVLKLISLLVVISALWIGLLQASVIPQSHTWLLPIYFIVSLGCYGLLMVGVGLMRFPTCPQEALLLQKDIAEAKDFLKQKGVDVGSD, encoded by the exons ATGAAGCATGTTTTAAAGCTTATCTCTCTGTTGGTGGTCATCTCTGCACTTTGGATTGGCCTTTTGCAGGCATCCGTAATACCACAAAGCCATACTTGGTTG CTGCCAATCTATTTTATTGTGTCACTTGGATGCTATGGCTTATTAATGGTTGGAGTTGGACTAATGCGATTCCCTACTTGCCCTCAAGAAGCATTGCTGCTGCAGAAG GACATTGCTGAAGCCAAGGATTTTCTGAAACAAAAGGGGGTTGATGTTGGGTCCGATTGA